The genomic window CGCCGGTGCCGTACTTCTGGTCCGACCAGTACGACATGAAGGTCCAGGCCTACGGCTATCCGCGCGGCCACGACGAGGTCGCCGTCGTCGACGGGGACCTGGCCGAGCGCCGCTTCGTGGCCGTCTACCGCACCGACGACCGGGTGACCGGCGCCCTCGCGGTCGGCATGCCGCCCAAGGCGATCCGGCAGTGGCGGCAGGCCATCGCGTCCGGTGCCGGCTGGCGCGAGACGTTCCCGCCGGAGAGACCGGCACGACCTGAGGAGGCCGACCATGGCGGAACAGCAGCCTGAACCGGGCCGTGACGTGATCGTCGTCACCGGTGCCGGCGGCATGGGTGTGGCGATCGCGCGGCGGCTCGGCAGCGGGCGGACGGTGTTCCTCGCCGACGCCTCGCGCGGTCAACTCGACCGGGCCGTGGACGCGTTGCGCGACGAGGGATACGCGGTGCGGGGCGTCCTGACCGACGTCTCCGACCGGAAGTCCGTGGACCAGCTCGCCGAGGAGGCGGCCGGTGAGGGCAGGGTGGCCGCCGTCGTGCACACCGCGGGGGTCTCCGCCGTCCAGGCTTCGGCGAAGACGATCCTGGAGGTCGACCTGCTGGGCACGGCCCATGTCATCGACGTCTTCGAGAGTGTGGCCGCACCGGGCACGGCCATGGTCTGCGTCTCCAGCATGGCCGGCCATGTCGCCTCCCTCAGCCGGGAGGACGAGACCGCCCTCGCCACGGCTCCGGCGGAGGAACTCCTCGGACTCGGCGCTGTCGTCGCGGTGGGGGACAGCGCGACGACGGCGTACATCGTGTCCAAGAGGGCCAACCAGCTGCGGGTCGAGGCCGCCGCACTCGCCTGGAACCGGCGCGGCGCCCGTATCAACAGCGTCAGTCCGGGGGTCATCGCCACCGCCATGTCGAAGGCGGAGGCCGAGGGCCCGAGCGGTGAGCACATGCTCCGGATGCTGGAGGCGAGCGGCGCGGGCCGCTCCGGCACCCCGGCGGAGATCGCCGACGCGGTGGCATTCCTCACCGGTCCCGAGGCGCGTTACATCACCGGCACGGACCTGCTCGTCGACGGCGGCCAGGCCGCCTGGCTCCGCCGGCACCGGCCCGCCTGACGCGGCCGCACCACAGCACCACCACCCGACAGACGTACAAGGACCGCAGAGAGGACATCGATGTCCACCCCCCACAGCCCGTCCACCCCCACGTCACCGAGCCCGGAGGAGCTGGGCTTCGACCCGGACGCCCTGCGCACCCGGTACCGGGCCGAACGCGACCGCCGGATCCGCCCGGACGGCGGCGGGCAGTACCAGCGGATCGCCGGTGAGTTCGTCTCCTACGACGACGACCCCTACGCCGACGAGGAGTTCACCCGGGAGCCGCTGCACGACCGGGTCGAGGCGGTCGTCATCGGCGGCGGGTTCGGCGGACTGCTCGCGGGGGCCCGGCTGCGGCAGGCCGGCGTGGAGTCGATCCGGGTGATCGAGAAGGGCGGCGACTTCGGCGGCACCTGGTACTGGAACCGCTATCCCGGCATCCACTGCGACATCGAGTCGTACATCTATCTGCCGCTGCTCGAAGAGCTCGGCTACGTCCCGAAGTGGAAGTACGCGCCGGGCGAGGAGATCCGGCAGCACACCCGCGCCATCGGTCGGCACTTCGACCTCTACCGCGACGCCTGCTTCCAGACGGTGGCCACCGAACTGCGCTGGGACGAGACCGAGTTGGAGTGGATCGTCGCCACCGACCGGGGCGACAGCATCCGGGCCCGGTACGTGGTCGTCTCCAGCGGCACGCTCAGCCAGCCGAAGCTCCCCGGCATCCCCGGCATCGAGACCTTCAAGGGCCACACCTTCCACACCAGCCGCTGGGACTACGACTACACCGGCGGCGACGCGGGCGGCGGGCTGACCGGGCTCGCCGACAAGCGGGTGGCCGTCATCGGCACCGGCGCCACCGCCATCCAGGTCGTCCCCCACCTCGGGGCCGACGCGGCGCACGTCTACGTCTTCCAGCGCACACCCTCGACGGTCGACGTACGCGGAAACGGTCCCACCGACCCGGAGTGGGCGAAGACGCTCACCCCCGGCTGGCAGGGGCAGCGCATGGACAACTTCCTCAAGACCGTCACCGGGGTCCGGGTCGAGAAGGACCTGGTGAACGACGCCTGGACCAGTAGCGCCCGCCTCCAGGAGAAGCTCATCCCGACCGACGCGTACGCGGACGTCCCGGCGGACGAGCGTGAACGGGCGTACGAGATCGCCGACTTCCAGAAGATGAACGAGTTGCGCGACCGCGTGGCGGCGATCGTCGAGGACCCGGAGACCGCCGAGAAACTGAAGCCCTGGTACCGCTACATGTGCAAGCGGCCCACCTTCAGCGACACCTACCTCCAGACCTTCAACCGGCCCAACGTCACCCTCGTGGACACGGCCGACACCCACGGCGTGGAGCGGATCACCGACAAGGCCGTCGTGGTCGGCGGGATCGAGTACGAAGTGGACTGCGTCATCTTCGCCACCGGCTTCGAGGTCGGTGTCTCGGGGCTGCTGTCCGGCCGGCTCCCGGCGTACGGCCGGGGCGGCGTCAGCCTGCTGGAGTCCTGGATGACGGCCGGTCCGAAGACCCTCCACGGCTTCTACAGCCACGGCTTCCCCAATCTCTTCCAGCTCGGCCCCATGCAGAACGCCAGCGCGGTCAACTACGTCCACATCCTCGACCAGCAGTCGATCCACGTCGGCGAGGTCGTCGCCGAGGCCCGCAGGCGCCGTGCCCGGTACGTCGAGCCGAGCGCGGAGGCCGAGGCCGCCTGGGTCGCCACGATCCGCGAGAAGGCCGCCGACCTGCACACGTTCCAGGCCGAGTGCACCCCCGGCTACTACAACAACGAGGGCCGGCCCAGGGAGCGCAGCGAGTCGTACGGCGACGGCCCGGTGGCCTTCCACGAACTGCTGCGGCGCTGGCGCGCGGACGGCGGCATGGACGACGTGCTCGTCGGCGCCGAGTGAGAGGGCGGGAGACGACATGAGCACTCGACCCAACCGGTACGACGAGACCGGTGACCTCCGTACCACCAGCGCCCGTTGGGAGGCGCGGCGGCTCAACCCGCCCAACCCGCTGTGGGGTTCCAACGGTGTCGCGTTCGGCCCCGACGGGCGCCTGTACGTCGCCCAGTTCCTGGCCGGACAGATCAGCGCCGTCGACACCGCCACCGGCGACGTCGACGTGATCGTGCCGATGGACAGTCCCGTCCAGTCGCCGGACGACCTCGCCTTCGGCGCCGACGGCTCGATGTACATAGCCGACCTGGTGCCGGGCCTGGTGTGGCGGCGGAGCCCGGCGGGGGAGTACAGCCTCGTCTCCGACGACGTGGCCAACCCCAACGGCATCACCTGTGTCGGCGACCGGCTCTTCATCAACGAGATGAAGCCCAACGGCCGGCTGATGGAGCTCTTCCCGGACGGCAAGGACCCGGTCGTGCTCACCGAGGGCCTGGCCCTCGGCAACGCGATGCAGCTCGGTCCGGACGGGCACCTGTACTACCCGCACATGCTCACCGGCCAGGTCTGGCGCATCCCGCCGGACGGCGGGACGCCCGAGGTGGTCGCCGAGGACGTGCACGAGCCGGTCGCGGTCCGCTTCGACCAGGGCGGTGTCCTGCACGTCCTCTCCCGGGGCGTCGAGGGCATCGTCACCCGCATTGACCTGCACGGCGGCGGGTCCCGCACGCTTGTCACCAGCGGCCTGAAGGGGCTGGACAACGCCGCGTTCGACGCCGAGAACCGCATGTTCGTCTCCAGCTACGCCAGCGGCGGCGTCACCGAACTGCACCCCGACGGCCGGACCCGCGAGATCGTGCGCCGCGGTTTCGACGGCCCCTACGGCGTGACGGTCGACCTCGGCGGCACGGTGTACGCGGCCGACCACTACCGGCTGGCGAGCCCGGCGGCGGCCGACGAGGGCGAGCCGGCCGGCCCGTCCCCGGCGGCCGGACCCGGCGGTGTGACGACCCACCTGTTGCTGCCCTTCGCCCACGGCATCACCGCCGAGGGCGGACTGCTGCACTACACCTCGCAGTTCGGCAATGTGCAGACCTACGACCCCGGGAGCGGGGCACATCGGGAGCGGGCCCGGGGCCTGAACCGGCCCATCGGTATCGCTGTCGCGCCGGACGGTTCCCTCGTGGTGGCGGAGACGGGCGCGGGCCGGGTCGTGGCCATCGACATCAGCGACTCCGAGTCCGACCTCGGCACGGTGACCGTCCTCGCCGAAGGACTCGACCAGCCCACGGACGTGGCCTTCGACGCGGAGGGCCGTCTCCACGTCAGCGAGGAACGCCTCGGGGTGGTGCTCCGGATCGAGGAGGGTGGCAAGACCGTCGTGGTGGCGGACGGGCTCGGCGCGCCGCAGGGGCTGGCGGTCCTGGGCGAGGAACTGTTCGTGGTGGAGACCGGGCCACGCAGGCTGCGGGCGGTCTCCCTCACCACGGGGGAGCGGCGGATCGACGCGGAGGACCTGCCGGTCGGGCCGCCCCCGGGTGTCGTCCCCCGCACGGAACCGGCGCTGTTCGCGGACATCATGCCCGGTATGGCCCGTCGCTTCGCGGGCCTCGCCGCCGCCCCGGACGGGACCCTCGTCCTGTCGGCCAACGGGGAGGGCACCGTGCTGCGACTGACGCCGAAGACGGGGGATCAGCCGGAGCGGTAGAGCGCCGTCAGCAGTTCGATCGCGGCCGGGGTGGCGGGATGCGGATCGTCCCGCCACCAGACCAGCCGTACGGCGATCGGCTCGGCGTCGCGCACCGGCCGGTAGACGACTCCGGGCCGCCGGTACTGGTTGGCGGTGGACTCCGCGGTCACACCGATGGCGCGGCCCGTCGCGATCGCGGTGAGCCACTCGTCGACGTCGTGCGTCTCCTCGGTCGCCGGGCGGGAGTCGGGCGGCCACAGCTCCATGGTGGTCGTGCCGGTCCGGCGGTCGATGAGCAGGGTGTGCCCGCTCAGATCGGCGAGCCGGACCGAGCGGCGCCGGGCCAGCGGATCGTCGCTCGCCATCGCGCACAGCCGCCGCTCCAGCCCGACGATCGCCGAGTCGAACCGGCGGTCGTCCACCGGCCGGCGGACCACGGCGAGGTCGCAGGAGCCCTCCGTCAGCCCGGCCGTCGCCGAGTTGGTCCGCACGAACTGCAGATCCGTCCCCGGATGCGCGGCACCCCAGCGGCGCTGGAAGGCCAGCGTGTGCCGGCCCAGCGCCGACCAGGCGTAACCGATCCGCAGCCGGGCATGGCCCGAGGTCGCCTCCCGCACCAGCTCATCCACCTCACCGAGCACCCGCCGCGCGTGCGACACCACCCGCAGCCCGGTCGGCGTCGGCGTCACCTCGCGGGAGGTCCGCCGCAACAGCCGTGCCCCCAGGGCGCGTTCGAGGGAGGCCAAGGTGCGGGAGACGGCCGCCTGGGAGACGCCGAGCGTGATGGCGGCGTCGGTGAAGGTGCCCTCCTCGACGATCGCGACGAGACAGCGCAGCTGCCGCAGCTCCACATCCCTGACGACCGGGTCCGTGACATCCATGACAGCAGCGTATAGATCGACCCGCCGATGCATTTTGCGCAACGGCTGTCCGGGCGCACGATCGGCTCATGGACACCGCCGCTGCCTCCGCCTCCGCCGCCGGTACGGCCCCCGCGGCCCCGGCCTCCGAGCCGGGCGGGGCGCGCCTGGCCGGTGTCCTCACCATGGTCGGCTGTGGGGTGTCCAACCAGGTCGGTGCCGCGCTGGGGTCGCTGGCCTTCCCGGTGCTCGGGCCCGCCGGGGTCGTCGCGATACGGCAGTACGTCGCCGCGATCGTCCTCGTGGCCGTCGCCCGGCCCCGGCTGCGGTCCTTCACCGCGCGACAGTGGTGGCCGGTGGTGCTGCTCGCGCTGGTGTTCGGGACGATGAATCTGTCGCTGTACACCGCCATCGACCGCATCGGCCTGGGGCTCGCGGTGACCCTGGAGTTCCTCGGCCCGCTCGCCATCGCCCTGGCCGGCTCGCGCCGCCGGGTGGACGCGTGCTGCGCGCTGATCGCCGGCCTGGGCGTGGTCGCCCTGATGCGCCCGCAGCCCTCCGCCGACTACCTCGGCATGGGGCTCGGCCTCCTCGCCGCCGTCTGCTGGGCGTCGTACATCCTCCTCAACCGCACCGTCGGCCGCCGTATCCCCGGCGCGCAGGGCTCCGCGGCCGCCGCCGGGCTCTCCGCCCTGGCCTTTCTGCCGGTCGGTATCTTCGTGGTCGTACGGCAGCCGCCCACCGCCGGGGCCGTCGGCTACGCCATCGCCGCCGGGATCCTCGCCTCGGCCGTGCCGTACCTCGCGGACGTGTTCACCCTGCGCCGTGTACCCGCCCAGGTCTTCGGCCTCTTCATGAGCGTCAACCCCGTCCTGGCCGCCCTCGCCGGCTGGGTCGTTCTCGGGCAGGGCCTGGGGTGGGTCGAGTGGGCCGCGATCGGCGCGGTGGTCATGGCGAACGCGCTGAGCATCCTCGTACCGCGCCGCTGATCCACCCGGTGAGGACCCACGGGCAGACCCACCCGGTGAGGACCCACGGGCAGACCCACCCGGTGAGGGTCCGCGGGCGACCCGCTCGGTCCGTCGAGCCGCCGGCCGCGTCGGAACCCGACGGGTACCGCCACGACCCGGCCGACCCCACGCCCTCCGTCGGCGGGGTGCCCATGCCGCCCGGGGCCGGGCGGTTGTGGCCGACCGCCCACCGCTTCAAGCGCGGTCGGCGCATCCGGGTCCAGGTCTCCAGCGGCGCCTTCCCGCGCTACGCCCGCAACCCCGGCACCGGCGAACCCCTCGCCACCGCCACGACGCTGCGGGCGGCCGGCCGGAGAGTCCAGCACGGTCCGGAGCATCCCTCGGCGGTGATCCTGCCGGTGCGCGCGGCCTCGTAAGCAGAGCGACTCCCTGAGAACAAAATTGTTGACAATCCTGTTGGCCTAGATTTACGTTCGACAGGCACTCACTCAGGGAGGGCACGATGCAGGAGGAAGCCCGTCCGGGCACCGGAGAGCAGGCCAAACAGCTCGCGTTGGCGAAGCTGCGGCAGGCGATCCTGCACGGCGAGATGGCACCGGCCCAGCGGCTGGTGGAGAACGAGCTTGCCGAGCAGTTCGGTGTGACACGGGCCAGCATCCGCGCGGCACTGATCGATCTGGAGGCCGAGGGGCTGGTCGAGCGGATCCGCAACCGGGGCTCGCGGGTGCGGGTGGTGACCGTCGAGGAAGCGGTCGCCATCAGCGAGTGCCGCATGGTCCTGGAAGGGCTGTGCGCGGCGAAGGCGGCCACCCTGGCCACCGACGACCAGCTGACCGAGCTGGCCGACATCGGCACGGCGATGACCAAGGCCGTGGCCGACGGCGAGCCGGTGACGTACTCCGAACTCAACCAGCGACTGCACGCCAGGATCCGGGAGATCTCCGGTCAGCAGGTGGCGGTGGAGCTGCTGGAGCGGCTCAACGCCCAGCTGGTGCGCCACCGTTTCCAGCTCGCGCTGCGGCCGGGACGGCCCCAGCACTCCCTGAGTGAACACCTGGCCATGATCGAGACGATCACGGCGAGGGACCCGCAGGCGGCCGAAGAGGCCGTCCGCGCCCACCTCACGAGCGTGATCACCGCGCTGCGCGAATAGCCGCGCCGCGCACGACGCTCCGGGGTGGGCAGACAGGCCTGTTCGGCCTGTCCGGTCTGTCCACCGAGGAGAACTGACACATGACCGACGGCACGGCGCCCGCCACCGCGCCACCACGATCGACACTCGTCATCACCGCGCACGCGGGAGACTTCGTGTGGAGGGCCGGCGGCGCCATGGCCCTGGCGGCCTCGCGCGGTGAGCGGGTCACCATCGCCTGTCTGACCTTCGGCGAACGCGGCGAGTCCGCCAAGGCCTGGCGCGAGGGCCGGAAGCTCGACGAGATCAAGGCGATCCGCCGGGAGGAGGCCGAGAAGGCCGCCGCCACCCTCGGCGCCCGGATCGTCTTCTTCGACGCCGGCGACTACCCGCTGATCGGCACCCCCGAACTCACCGACCGGCTGGTCTCCGTCTACCGCGCGGCCCAGCCGGACGCCGTCCTCACCCACCCCCTGGAGGACCCCTACAACGGCGACCACCCGGCCGCCGCCCGTATGGCCCTGGACGCCCGCGTGCTCGCCCAGGCCATCGGCTACCCCGCCGAGGGCGAGATCATCGGTGCCCCGCCGGTGTTCTTCTTCGAGCCGCACCAGCCCGAGATGTGCGGCTTCAAGCCCGAGGTCCTCCTCGACATCACCGAGGTCTGGGAGACCAAACGCAAGGCCATGGAGTGCCTCGGCGCCCAGCAGCACCTGTGGGACTACTACACCGACCTCGCCGTACGCCGCGGCGTCCAGCTCAAGCGCAACGCGGGCCCCAACCTGGGCCTCGCCCACAGGACCATGGCCGAGGCGTACATGCGCCCCTACCCGCAGGTCACGGGGGTGCTGGACTGATGGGCGGCGTGATCGTCACCAACCCGCCGAAGGCGAACGCCGAGGACGTCGAGGCGATCGCCCGGTACGGGGTCGCCACCGTCCACGAGGCCATGGGCCGCACGGGCCTGCTCGGCACCCACCTCCGCCCGATCCAGCGGGACACCCGGATCGCCGGCACCGCCGTCACGGTCCTCTCCTGGCCCGGCGACAACCTCATGATCCACGCGGCCGTCGAGCAGTGCGGCGAGGGTGACATCCTCGTCGTCACCACCACCTCTCCCTCCACCGACGGCATGTTCGGCGAACTCTTCGCCACCGCGCTCCAGCGGCGCGGCGTACGCGGCCTGGTCATCAACGCGGGCATCCGGGACACCGCCGAACTGCGCGCGATGAACTTCCCCGCCTGGGCCGCCGCCGTCAGCCCCCAGGGCACCGTCAAGGCCACCGGCGGCTCCGTCAACGTCCCCGTGGCCATC from Streptomyces sp. DSM 40750 includes these protein-coding regions:
- a CDS encoding SDR family oxidoreductase, producing MAEQQPEPGRDVIVVTGAGGMGVAIARRLGSGRTVFLADASRGQLDRAVDALRDEGYAVRGVLTDVSDRKSVDQLAEEAAGEGRVAAVVHTAGVSAVQASAKTILEVDLLGTAHVIDVFESVAAPGTAMVCVSSMAGHVASLSREDETALATAPAEELLGLGAVVAVGDSATTAYIVSKRANQLRVEAAALAWNRRGARINSVSPGVIATAMSKAEAEGPSGEHMLRMLEASGAGRSGTPAEIADAVAFLTGPEARYITGTDLLVDGGQAAWLRRHRPA
- a CDS encoding flavin-containing monooxygenase translates to MSTPHSPSTPTSPSPEELGFDPDALRTRYRAERDRRIRPDGGGQYQRIAGEFVSYDDDPYADEEFTREPLHDRVEAVVIGGGFGGLLAGARLRQAGVESIRVIEKGGDFGGTWYWNRYPGIHCDIESYIYLPLLEELGYVPKWKYAPGEEIRQHTRAIGRHFDLYRDACFQTVATELRWDETELEWIVATDRGDSIRARYVVVSSGTLSQPKLPGIPGIETFKGHTFHTSRWDYDYTGGDAGGGLTGLADKRVAVIGTGATAIQVVPHLGADAAHVYVFQRTPSTVDVRGNGPTDPEWAKTLTPGWQGQRMDNFLKTVTGVRVEKDLVNDAWTSSARLQEKLIPTDAYADVPADERERAYEIADFQKMNELRDRVAAIVEDPETAEKLKPWYRYMCKRPTFSDTYLQTFNRPNVTLVDTADTHGVERITDKAVVVGGIEYEVDCVIFATGFEVGVSGLLSGRLPAYGRGGVSLLESWMTAGPKTLHGFYSHGFPNLFQLGPMQNASAVNYVHILDQQSIHVGEVVAEARRRRARYVEPSAEAEAAWVATIREKAADLHTFQAECTPGYYNNEGRPRERSESYGDGPVAFHELLRRWRADGGMDDVLVGAE
- a CDS encoding LysR family transcriptional regulator codes for the protein MDVTDPVVRDVELRQLRCLVAIVEEGTFTDAAITLGVSQAAVSRTLASLERALGARLLRRTSREVTPTPTGLRVVSHARRVLGEVDELVREATSGHARLRIGYAWSALGRHTLAFQRRWGAAHPGTDLQFVRTNSATAGLTEGSCDLAVVRRPVDDRRFDSAIVGLERRLCAMASDDPLARRRSVRLADLSGHTLLIDRRTGTTTMELWPPDSRPATEETHDVDEWLTAIATGRAIGVTAESTANQYRRPGVVYRPVRDAEPIAVRLVWWRDDPHPATPAAIELLTALYRSG
- a CDS encoding EamA family transporter, which gives rise to MDTAAASASAAGTAPAAPASEPGGARLAGVLTMVGCGVSNQVGAALGSLAFPVLGPAGVVAIRQYVAAIVLVAVARPRLRSFTARQWWPVVLLALVFGTMNLSLYTAIDRIGLGLAVTLEFLGPLAIALAGSRRRVDACCALIAGLGVVALMRPQPSADYLGMGLGLLAAVCWASYILLNRTVGRRIPGAQGSAAAAGLSALAFLPVGIFVVVRQPPTAGAVGYAIAAGILASAVPYLADVFTLRRVPAQVFGLFMSVNPVLAALAGWVVLGQGLGWVEWAAIGAVVMANALSILVPRR
- a CDS encoding CocE/NonD family hydrolase C-terminal non-catalytic domain-containing protein, translating into MRTHGQTHPVRVRGRPARSVEPPAASEPDGYRHDPADPTPSVGGVPMPPGAGRLWPTAHRFKRGRRIRVQVSSGAFPRYARNPGTGEPLATATTLRAAGRRVQHGPEHPSAVILPVRAAS
- a CDS encoding GntR family transcriptional regulator, which translates into the protein MQEEARPGTGEQAKQLALAKLRQAILHGEMAPAQRLVENELAEQFGVTRASIRAALIDLEAEGLVERIRNRGSRVRVVTVEEAVAISECRMVLEGLCAAKAATLATDDQLTELADIGTAMTKAVADGEPVTYSELNQRLHARIREISGQQVAVELLERLNAQLVRHRFQLALRPGRPQHSLSEHLAMIETITARDPQAAEEAVRAHLTSVITALRE
- a CDS encoding PIG-L deacetylase family protein, with protein sequence MTDGTAPATAPPRSTLVITAHAGDFVWRAGGAMALAASRGERVTIACLTFGERGESAKAWREGRKLDEIKAIRREEAEKAAATLGARIVFFDAGDYPLIGTPELTDRLVSVYRAAQPDAVLTHPLEDPYNGDHPAAARMALDARVLAQAIGYPAEGEIIGAPPVFFFEPHQPEMCGFKPEVLLDITEVWETKRKAMECLGAQQHLWDYYTDLAVRRGVQLKRNAGPNLGLAHRTMAEAYMRPYPQVTGVLD
- a CDS encoding 4-carboxy-4-hydroxy-2-oxoadipate aldolase/oxaloacetate decarboxylase gives rise to the protein MGGVIVTNPPKANAEDVEAIARYGVATVHEAMGRTGLLGTHLRPIQRDTRIAGTAVTVLSWPGDNLMIHAAVEQCGEGDILVVTTTSPSTDGMFGELFATALQRRGVRGLVINAGIRDTAELRAMNFPAWAAAVSPQGTVKATGGSVNVPVAIGGRLVRAGDVILADDDGVVVVPRERARRTAEASEAREQKEAASRAAFLDGQLGLDRYGLRETLVRLGVTYRSYEEYEGEEAGP